Part of the Sphaerochaeta associata genome is shown below.
CATGATCGTGATGGCGGTCAGCTTGGTCATGCTTTCATGAAGCATGTGATCGAAACCTCCAGATTATACCTCAGGGAACTCAATCAGGCAGACTATTCCTCTCTTGCGGCCATCGTCCAGGATGAACAGACCATGTATGCGTACGAGGGGCCCTTCAGTGATGCAGAGACCCAGGCATGGCTGGACAAGAACATTCTTAGGTACAAACAGGACGGATTCGGCCTGTGGGCTGTCATCCTGCGCGAGAGCGGGGCTATGATCGGGATGGCGGGCTTGACCTGGCAGTCCATCGAGCAAGCAACGGTGCTCGAGATCGGCTACCTGCTGAACCGACGGTACTGGGGGATGGGATTTGCTATAGAGGCGGCTAAAGCCTGCAAAGAGTATGCATTCTCTGTATTGGAAGCGAATGAAGTCTATTCGATCATCCGCGATACAAATATAGCCTCGA
Proteins encoded:
- a CDS encoding GNAT family N-acetyltransferase, producing MKHVIETSRLYLRELNQADYSSLAAIVQDEQTMYAYEGPFSDAETQAWLDKNILRYKQDGFGLWAVILRESGAMIGMAGLTWQSIEQATVLEIGYLLNRRYWGMGFAIEAAKACKEYAFSVLEANEVYSIIRDTNIASMNVAIRNGMLVRGRFVKQYRGVSMPHLVFSAKRTT